AGAGAACCCGGAGCATCTCGATAAAAGAACTTGTGGATACCGGCGTCGCAAGGAAGCGGTACAGAGGAAGCCGCAAGTGGCGTCCCAATTGCTCGATCATGCCCTAGCAGCGGATATAACAGCGGATTATGTGTTGATGGACACCTGGTTTACCAATGAGCCCATGATTGCGTGCGTAGTGGAGAAGGGGCTTCATGCAATCGGCATGGTCAAGGAATTAAAGCAACGCTATTCCTTGGCAGGGGCATCCTACTCGCTTTCCCAACTGCGTTACCGCTTCGTGGCCAAAAACGGTTCGGAA
The nucleotide sequence above comes from Heliomicrobium gestii. Encoded proteins:
- a CDS encoding transposase, translated to MASQLLDHALAADITADYVLMDTWFTNEPMIACVVEKGLHAIGMVKELKQRYSLAGASYSLSQLRYRFVAKNGSEIIGSICVHTKQGIPVKLVFIRNRNNPREWLALLSTDTTLEASEIVRIYGMRWSIEVFFKSTKSL